A genome region from Salvia splendens isolate huo1 chromosome 19, SspV2, whole genome shotgun sequence includes the following:
- the LOC121780250 gene encoding myosin-2 heavy chain-like isoform X2, with amino-acid sequence MMDEKGMSGSITVLSKDRIDTLYPMLFGVSCAFFALRLLPQPELCDDKWSLVRTRMLEGSSHLLGLLVWRVQRDGAERIKSDLLQKLVDAEKQVEELKKRRSEDARANEKVVRIVATREQSWSDERKKLRQQIGGLMNDLRVVKMKSERSIAELNQKLKENEAIMHLKDKSVEEVELKRVEIEGKVKKAENLVEEMRENAQREAQRHATEILKHKTAFIELVSSRRQLEAEMSRAVRQVNVAKQELDSVLDQKEQTVLMAQKLSMEIVKMRQELDQKDQILSTMLRKSKLDTAELLKEVKSSKTKRQQSELETARWKTVSDSKHDRQSLRNMLSKHVSVKSDIFSAGKGGQFKATVSLDAGNRRIAEGDHRKFEQPEANLINGPYLTARTDEPQSIADFDRLENWANSETVIALQQRHNLEIDAFVDELRLKDEKLEALRWRLLSMEIELKRLQSHIEGTDHEITQLRKENTRLEALLLDRETELHSLKKQLLMQFNPPNLQKLNFESSPQNAAVDHNTVWSSVKVIKRKPGKRRQEMKAATEEIPPAAEDEKVHEIPADEQLKDIVLTLKYPHKEFQDGKAAYLEPNHVRQGSLGSDDTANVETTTSAGEGTSKKSNSTLKLDIHALGVSYKIKRLKQQFLMLERLMGKQEDSKNNNADVAVKALYAFTSLLNKQADRYQSLQGKIDELCQRMIFLKCAG; translated from the exons ATGATGGATGAGAAGGGAATGTCAGGTTCCATCACCGTCCTATCCAAGGACAGGATCGATACGTTGTATCCGATGTTGTTTGGTGTTTCTTGTGCATTTTTTGCTCTGAGGCTGCTGCCACAGCCTGAACTGTGTGATGATAAGTGGTCACTAGTTAGAACTAGAATGCTTGAAGGGAGTAGTCATCTCTTAGGATTACTCGTGTGGAGGGTTCAAAGGGATGGGGCGGAGAGGATAAAATCCGACCTTCTTCAGAAGCTCGTGGATGCAGAGAAACAGGttgaagaattgaagaagagaagaagcgAGGATGCAAGAGCCAACGAGAAAGTTGTGAGAATAGTTGCCACTCGGGAGCAGAGCTGGTCCGATGAGAGAAAGAAGCTCAGGCAGCAAATCGGCGGCCTTATGAATGATTTGAGAGTTGTGAAGATGAAGAGTGAAAGATCAATTGCTGAATTGAATCAAAAATTGAAGGAAAATGAAGCTATTATGCATTTGAAGGACAAATCCGTCGAGGAAGTGGAGCTCAAGAGAGTAGAAATCGAAGGAAAAGTGAAGAAGGCTGAGAATCTTGTGGAAGAGATGAGAGAGAACGCACAGCGTGAAGCTCAACGCCATGCCACTGAAATCTTGAAGCATAAGACAGCATTCATTGAGCTCGTATCCAGTCGGAGACAGCTTGAAGCAGAGATGAGTCGGGCTGTTAGGCAGGTCAATGTAGCAAAGCAAGAGCTTGATTCAGTTTTGGATCAGAAAGAGCAGACTGTCTTGATGGCACAGAAACTGTCGATGGAAATTGTTAAAATGCGTCAAGAATTGGATCAGAAAGACCAGATTTTGTCGACTATGCTGAGAAAATCGAAACTGGATACAGCTGAGCTTTTAAAGGAAGTAAAATCATCTAAGACGAAGAGACAGCAATCTGAGCTAGAAACAGCACGATGGAAGACAGTTTCTGACTCTAAACACGATAGGCAATCACTAAGGAACATGTTGTCCAAGCATGTAAGTGTGAAGTCAGATATATTCTCAGCCGGAAAAGGCGGGCAATTTAAGGCTACAGTGTCGCTGGATGCTGGAAACCGCAGAATAGCAGAGGGTGATCATCGCAAGTTTGAGCAACCAGAAGCTAATCTAATAAACGGCCCGTATTTGACTGCACGAACTGATGAACCAC AGTCCATAGCTGATTTCGACCGCTTGGAGAACTGGGCGAACTCGGAGACAGTGATTGCACTTCAGCAAAGGCATAACCTTGAAATAGATGCTTTTGTGGATGAATTAAGGCTCAAGGACGAAAAGTTGGAAGCTTTGCGTTGGCGTTTGTTGAGCATGGAAATAGAGTTAAAGAGGTTGCAGTCACACATCGAAGGGACGGATCATGAGATTACACAGCTGAGGAAGGAGAATACGAGGCTCGAAGCTTTACTACTGGACCGCGAGACAGAATTACATTCATTAAAAAAGCAGCTATTGATGCAGTTCAATCCTCCAAATCTCCAGAAGTTGAACTTCGAATCCTCTCCACAAAACGCAGCTGTGGACCATAACACGGTATGGTCGAGCGTCAAGGTCATCAAAAGGAAACCAGGGAAGCGAAGGCAAGAGATGAAGGCTGCTACAGAAGAAATTCCTCCAGCGGCCGAGGATGAAAAGGTGCATGAAATTCCGGCTGATGAGCAGCTCAAGGATATAGTTCTGACGCTTAAATACCCACATAAGGAGTTCCAAGATGGGAAAGCTGCATACTTAGAACCTAATCATGTCAGACAGGGGAGTCTTGGTTCAGATGACACAGCGAATGTCGAAACAACGACATCAGCAGGCGAAGGAACAAGTAAAAAGAGTAACTCTACGTTGAAATTGGATATCCATGCTCTTGGAGTCTCGTACAAGATCAAGAGGCTTAAGCAGCAATTTCTAATGCTTGAGAGGTTGATGGGGAAGCAAGAAGACAGCAAAAACAACAACGCGGATGTTGCAGTGAAGGCATTATATGCCTTCACATCACTCCTAAATAAGCAGGCTGATCGATACCAGTCACTTCAGGGGAAAATCGATGAACTCTGTCAAAGAATG ATTTTTCTGAAATGTGCAGGATGA
- the LOC121780250 gene encoding myosin-2 heavy chain-like isoform X1, with translation MMDEKGMSGSITVLSKDRIDTLYPMLFGVSCAFFALRLLPQPELCDDKWSLVRTRMLEGSSHLLGLLVWRVQRDGAERIKSDLLQKLVDAEKQVEELKKRRSEDARANEKVVRIVATREQSWSDERKKLRQQIGGLMNDLRVVKMKSERSIAELNQKLKENEAIMHLKDKSVEEVELKRVEIEGKVKKAENLVEEMRENAQREAQRHATEILKHKTAFIELVSSRRQLEAEMSRAVRQVNVAKQELDSVLDQKEQTVLMAQKLSMEIVKMRQELDQKDQILSTMLRKSKLDTAELLKEVKSSKTKRQQSELETARWKTVSDSKHDRQSLRNMLSKHVSVKSDIFSAGKGGQFKATVSLDAGNRRIAEGDHRKFEQPEANLINGPYLTARTDEPQSIADFDRLENWANSETVIALQQRHNLEIDAFVDELRLKDEKLEALRWRLLSMEIELKRLQSHIEGTDHEITQLRKENTRLEALLLDRETELHSLKKQLLMQFNPPNLQKLNFESSPQNAAVDHNTVWSSVKVIKRKPGKRRQEMKAATEEIPPAAEDEKVHEIPADEQLKDIVLTLKYPHKEFQDGKAAYLEPNHVRQGSLGSDDTANVETTTSAGEGTSKKSNSTLKLDIHALGVSYKIKRLKQQFLMLERLMGKQEDSKNNNADVAVKALYAFTSLLNKQADRYQSLQGKIDELCQRMDEKNLNLSCRGSAVARTDDETKRLEHFLEETFQLQRYTVATGQKLMEVQTKIASGFVDFAERIDQPESFDMKRFADSIRTLFREVQRGLEVRISRIIGDLEGTLACDGIIHLKE, from the exons ATGATGGATGAGAAGGGAATGTCAGGTTCCATCACCGTCCTATCCAAGGACAGGATCGATACGTTGTATCCGATGTTGTTTGGTGTTTCTTGTGCATTTTTTGCTCTGAGGCTGCTGCCACAGCCTGAACTGTGTGATGATAAGTGGTCACTAGTTAGAACTAGAATGCTTGAAGGGAGTAGTCATCTCTTAGGATTACTCGTGTGGAGGGTTCAAAGGGATGGGGCGGAGAGGATAAAATCCGACCTTCTTCAGAAGCTCGTGGATGCAGAGAAACAGGttgaagaattgaagaagagaagaagcgAGGATGCAAGAGCCAACGAGAAAGTTGTGAGAATAGTTGCCACTCGGGAGCAGAGCTGGTCCGATGAGAGAAAGAAGCTCAGGCAGCAAATCGGCGGCCTTATGAATGATTTGAGAGTTGTGAAGATGAAGAGTGAAAGATCAATTGCTGAATTGAATCAAAAATTGAAGGAAAATGAAGCTATTATGCATTTGAAGGACAAATCCGTCGAGGAAGTGGAGCTCAAGAGAGTAGAAATCGAAGGAAAAGTGAAGAAGGCTGAGAATCTTGTGGAAGAGATGAGAGAGAACGCACAGCGTGAAGCTCAACGCCATGCCACTGAAATCTTGAAGCATAAGACAGCATTCATTGAGCTCGTATCCAGTCGGAGACAGCTTGAAGCAGAGATGAGTCGGGCTGTTAGGCAGGTCAATGTAGCAAAGCAAGAGCTTGATTCAGTTTTGGATCAGAAAGAGCAGACTGTCTTGATGGCACAGAAACTGTCGATGGAAATTGTTAAAATGCGTCAAGAATTGGATCAGAAAGACCAGATTTTGTCGACTATGCTGAGAAAATCGAAACTGGATACAGCTGAGCTTTTAAAGGAAGTAAAATCATCTAAGACGAAGAGACAGCAATCTGAGCTAGAAACAGCACGATGGAAGACAGTTTCTGACTCTAAACACGATAGGCAATCACTAAGGAACATGTTGTCCAAGCATGTAAGTGTGAAGTCAGATATATTCTCAGCCGGAAAAGGCGGGCAATTTAAGGCTACAGTGTCGCTGGATGCTGGAAACCGCAGAATAGCAGAGGGTGATCATCGCAAGTTTGAGCAACCAGAAGCTAATCTAATAAACGGCCCGTATTTGACTGCACGAACTGATGAACCAC AGTCCATAGCTGATTTCGACCGCTTGGAGAACTGGGCGAACTCGGAGACAGTGATTGCACTTCAGCAAAGGCATAACCTTGAAATAGATGCTTTTGTGGATGAATTAAGGCTCAAGGACGAAAAGTTGGAAGCTTTGCGTTGGCGTTTGTTGAGCATGGAAATAGAGTTAAAGAGGTTGCAGTCACACATCGAAGGGACGGATCATGAGATTACACAGCTGAGGAAGGAGAATACGAGGCTCGAAGCTTTACTACTGGACCGCGAGACAGAATTACATTCATTAAAAAAGCAGCTATTGATGCAGTTCAATCCTCCAAATCTCCAGAAGTTGAACTTCGAATCCTCTCCACAAAACGCAGCTGTGGACCATAACACGGTATGGTCGAGCGTCAAGGTCATCAAAAGGAAACCAGGGAAGCGAAGGCAAGAGATGAAGGCTGCTACAGAAGAAATTCCTCCAGCGGCCGAGGATGAAAAGGTGCATGAAATTCCGGCTGATGAGCAGCTCAAGGATATAGTTCTGACGCTTAAATACCCACATAAGGAGTTCCAAGATGGGAAAGCTGCATACTTAGAACCTAATCATGTCAGACAGGGGAGTCTTGGTTCAGATGACACAGCGAATGTCGAAACAACGACATCAGCAGGCGAAGGAACAAGTAAAAAGAGTAACTCTACGTTGAAATTGGATATCCATGCTCTTGGAGTCTCGTACAAGATCAAGAGGCTTAAGCAGCAATTTCTAATGCTTGAGAGGTTGATGGGGAAGCAAGAAGACAGCAAAAACAACAACGCGGATGTTGCAGTGAAGGCATTATATGCCTTCACATCACTCCTAAATAAGCAGGCTGATCGATACCAGTCACTTCAGGGGAAAATCGATGAACTCTGTCAAAGAATG GATGAGAAAAACCTGAATCTGAGCTGCCGGGGCTCTGCTGTTGCAAGAACAGACGATGAAACCAAAAGGCTCGAGCACTTTCTTGAAGAAACCTTTCAGTTACAGAGATATACAGTTGCCACAGGACAAAAACTGATGGAGGTTCAAACCAAGATTGCCTCTGGATTTGTTGATTTTGCAGAAAGGATCGATCAACCTGAGAGCTTCGACATGAAGAGATTTGCAGATAGTATCAGAACACTCTTCAGAGAAGTTCAGAGGGGCCTTGAAGTTCGAATTTCTCGAATTATCGGGGATCTTGAGGGAACTCTAGCATGTGATGGTATCATACATCTCAAAGAATAG